The proteins below come from a single Cricetulus griseus strain 17A/GY chromosome 6, alternate assembly CriGri-PICRH-1.0, whole genome shotgun sequence genomic window:
- the Med25 gene encoding mediator of RNA polymerase II transcription subunit 25 isoform X9, with product MVPGSEGPARAGGLVADVVFVIEGTANLGPYFDELRDHYLLPAIEYFNGGPPAETDFGGDYGGTQYSLVVFNTVDCAPESYVQCHAPTSSAYEFVTWLNGIKFMGGGGESCSLIAEGLSTALQLFDDFKKMREQIGQTHRVCLLICNSPPYLLPAVESTTYSGCTTESLVQKIGERGIHFSIVSPRKLPALRLLFEKAAPPALLEPLQQPVDVSQDPRHMVLVRGLVLPVGGSSVPGPLQPKQPVPLPPTPSSAAPQQALPPVPPQYQVPGNLSAAQVAAQNAVEAAKNQKAGLGPRFSPINPLQQAASGVGPPFSQAPAPPLAPGPPGAPKPPPASQPSLVSTVAPGTGLAPTAQPGAPSMAGTVAPGGVSGPSPAQLGAPALGGQQSVSNKLLAWSGVLEWQEKPKPASVDANTKLTRSLPCQVYVNHGENLKTEQWPQKLIMQLIPQQLLTTLGPLFRNSRMVQFHFTNKDLESLKGLYRIMGNGFAGCVHFPHTAPCEVRVLMLLYSSKKKIFMGLIPYDQSGFVNGIRQVITNHKQVQQQKLEQQRGMGAQQALPGLGPILEDQARPPQNLLQLRAPQPQPQGAVGASVATGQPQPQGTTQAPTGAPQGPPGTAPGPPPSGPILRPQNPGANPQLRSLLLNPPPPQTGVPPPQASLHHLQPPGAPALLPPPHQSLGQPQLGPQLLHPPPAQSWPTQLPQRAPLPVAKRKKEGEGRVFREKWERDYFFVEVKNMPTCLICKKNVSVLKEYNLKRHYESQHSKSYDQYTAQHRDVVLQELKRALRASEALENPE from the exons ATGGTCCCCGGATCCGAGGGCCCGGCTCGGGCCGGGGGCCTGGTGGCCGACGTGGTGTTTGTGATCGAGGGAACAGCAAACCTGGGGCCGTACTTCGATGAGCTCCGCGACCACTACCTTCTGCCCGCCATAGA GTACTTCAACGGGGGACCACCCGCAGAGACGGACTTCGGTGGAGAC TATGGTGGAACCCAGTACAGCCTTGTGGTGTTCAACACAGTGGACTGCGCCCCAGAGTCCTACGTACAATGTCATGCTCCTACCAGCAGCGCCTATGAGTTTGTCACTTGGCTCAATGGCATCAA GTTCATGGGCGGTGGTGGTGAGAGCTGCAGTCTCATCGCGGAAGGCCTGAGCACTGCCCTGCAGCTGTTCGATGACTTCAAGAAGATGCGTGAACAGAT TGGCCAGACACACCGAGTCTGTCTCCTCATCTGCAACTCGCCCCCATACCTGCTGCCTGCTGTGGAGAGCACCACATACTCAGGCTGCACAACGGAGAGCCTGGTGCAGAAGATAGGGGAG CGTGGTATCCACTTCTCCATTGTTTCTCCAAGAAAGCTGCCAGCCCTTCGGCTTCTGTTTGAGAAGGCAGCTCCTCCTGCCCTGCTGGAGCCATTGCAGCAACCAGTAGATGTGAGCCAGGACCCGAGGCACATGGTGCTAGTGCGTGGGCTCGTACTGCCTG TCGGCGGCAGCTCAGTCCCAGGCCCTCTGCAGCCCAAGCAGCCAGTCCCCCTGCCACCAACTCCATCCTCAGCAGCCCCCCAACAGGCTCTGCCCCCTGTCCCACCACAGTACCAG GTCCCTGGGAACCTAAGTGCTGCTCAGGTGGCTGCACAGAATGCTGTGGAGGCTGCCAAGAACCAGAAGGCTGGACTTGGCCCACGCT TCTCACCCATCAATCCTCTCCAACAAGCTGCTTCAGGAGTGGGCCCCCCCTTCAGTCAGGCCCCAGCACCCCCATTGGCTCCTGGGCCTCCTGGAGCCCCCAAGCCACCTCCTGCTTCCCAGCCTAGCCTAGTCTCCACTGTGGCCCCTGGAACAGGCCTGGCACCCACTGCACAGCCTGGGGCTCCATCCATG GCAGGCACTGTGGCCCCAGGTGGGGTCAGTGGTCCTTCCCCAGCCCAGCTTGGGGCTCCTGCCCTTGGTGGGCAACAGTCAGTGTCCAACAAGCTCCTGGCCTGGAGTGGGGTCCTCGAGTGGCAGGAG AAACCAAAGCCTGCATCTGTGGATGCTAACACCAAGCTGACGAGGTCTCTGCCTTGCCAGGTCTATGTGAACCATGGAGAAAACCT GAAAACAGAGCAGTGGCCCCAGAAACTGATCATGCAGCTCATCCCTCAGCAGCTGCTG ACTACCCTGGGCCCTCTGTTCCGGAACTCAAGAATGGTCCAGTTTCACTTCACCAACAAGGACCTGGAGTCCCTCAAAGGCCTCTACCGCATCATGGGCAATGGCTTC GCGGGCTGCGTGCACTTCCCGCATACAGCCCCATGCGAGGTGCGTGTGCTCATGCTCCTGTACTCATCTAAGAAAAAGATCTTCATGGGCCTCATCCCCTACGACCAGAGTGGCTTTGTCAATGGCATCCGCCAGGTCATCACCAACCACAAGCAGGTCCAGCAGCAGAAGCTGGAGCAGCAGCGAGGG ATGGGGGCACAGCAGGCACTTCCAGGCCTGGGCCCCATTCTGGAGGACCAAGCGAGGCCCCCGCAGAACCTA ctccagctccgTGCACCACAGCCCCAGCCTCAGGGTGCTGTGGGGGCCTCTGTGGCTACAGGGCAGCCCCAGCCACAAGGTACTACCCAGGCCCCCACAGGAGCACCCCAGGGTCCTCCAGGAACAGCCCCCGGCCCACCACCTTCTGGACCTATCCTTCGGCCCCAGAACCCTGGGGCCAACCCCCAGTTGCGGAGCCTCCTCCTTAACCCACCACCG CCCCAGACTGGGgtacccccaccccaggcctccCTCCACCACCTGCAGCCTCCAGGGGCCCCTGCACTGCTGCCTCCACCACATCAGAGCCTGGGGCAGCCCCAGCTGGGGCCACAACTCCTCCACCCTCCACCTGCCCAGTCTTGGCCCACACAGCTTCCCCAGCGGGCTCCACTGCCAG TGGCCAAacgaaagaaagaaggagagggccGCGTGTTTCGAGAAAAATGGGAGCGAGACTATTTCTTTGTGGAAGTGAAGAACATGCCCACGTGCTTAATATGCAAAAAAAACGTGTCAGTGCTGAAAGAGTACAACCTGAAGCGTCACTATGAGTCCCAGCACAGTAAGAGCTACGACCAGTACACAGCACAGCACCGCGACGTGGTCCTGCAGGAGCTGAAAAGGGCCCTCAGAGCCAGCGAGGCTCTGGAGAACCCGGAGTAG
- the Med25 gene encoding mediator of RNA polymerase II transcription subunit 25 isoform X8 has translation MVPGSEGPARAGGLVADVVFVIEGTANLGPYFDELRDHYLLPAIEYFNGGPPAETDFGGDYGGTQYSLVVFNTVDCAPESYVQCHAPTSSAYEFVTWLNGIKFMGGGGESCSLIAEGLSTALQLFDDFKKMREQIGQTHRVCLLICNSPPYLLPAVESTTYSGCTTESLVQKIGERGIHFSIVSPRKLPALRLLFEKAAPPALLEPLQQPVDVSQDPRHMVLVRGLVLPVGGSSVPGPLQPKQPVPLPPTPSSAAPQQALPPVPPQYQVPGNLSAAQVAAQNAVEAAKNQKAGLGPRFSPINPLQQAASGVGPPFSQAPAPPLAPGPPGAPKPPPASQPSLVSTVAPGTGLAPTAQPGAPSMQAGTVAPGGVSGPSPAQLGAPALGGQQSVSNKLLAWSGVLEWQEKPKPASVDANTKLTRSLPCQVYVNHGENLKTEQWPQKLIMQLIPQQLLTTLGPLFRNSRMVQFHFTNKDLESLKGLYRIMGNGFAGCVHFPHTAPCEVRVLMLLYSSKKKIFMGLIPYDQSGFVNGIRQVITNHKQVQQQKLEQQRGMGAQQALPGLGPILEDQARPPQNLLQLRAPQPQPQGAVGASVATGQPQPQGTTQAPTGAPQGPPGTAPGPPPSGPILRPQNPGANPQLRSLLLNPPPPQTGVPPPQASLHHLQPPGAPALLPPPHQSLGQPQLGPQLLHPPPAQSWPTQLPQRAPLPVAKRKKEGEGRVFREKWERDYFFVEVKNMPTCLICKKNVSVLKEYNLKRHYESQHSKSYDQYTAQHRDVVLQELKRALRASEALENPE, from the exons ATGGTCCCCGGATCCGAGGGCCCGGCTCGGGCCGGGGGCCTGGTGGCCGACGTGGTGTTTGTGATCGAGGGAACAGCAAACCTGGGGCCGTACTTCGATGAGCTCCGCGACCACTACCTTCTGCCCGCCATAGA GTACTTCAACGGGGGACCACCCGCAGAGACGGACTTCGGTGGAGAC TATGGTGGAACCCAGTACAGCCTTGTGGTGTTCAACACAGTGGACTGCGCCCCAGAGTCCTACGTACAATGTCATGCTCCTACCAGCAGCGCCTATGAGTTTGTCACTTGGCTCAATGGCATCAA GTTCATGGGCGGTGGTGGTGAGAGCTGCAGTCTCATCGCGGAAGGCCTGAGCACTGCCCTGCAGCTGTTCGATGACTTCAAGAAGATGCGTGAACAGAT TGGCCAGACACACCGAGTCTGTCTCCTCATCTGCAACTCGCCCCCATACCTGCTGCCTGCTGTGGAGAGCACCACATACTCAGGCTGCACAACGGAGAGCCTGGTGCAGAAGATAGGGGAG CGTGGTATCCACTTCTCCATTGTTTCTCCAAGAAAGCTGCCAGCCCTTCGGCTTCTGTTTGAGAAGGCAGCTCCTCCTGCCCTGCTGGAGCCATTGCAGCAACCAGTAGATGTGAGCCAGGACCCGAGGCACATGGTGCTAGTGCGTGGGCTCGTACTGCCTG TCGGCGGCAGCTCAGTCCCAGGCCCTCTGCAGCCCAAGCAGCCAGTCCCCCTGCCACCAACTCCATCCTCAGCAGCCCCCCAACAGGCTCTGCCCCCTGTCCCACCACAGTACCAG GTCCCTGGGAACCTAAGTGCTGCTCAGGTGGCTGCACAGAATGCTGTGGAGGCTGCCAAGAACCAGAAGGCTGGACTTGGCCCACGCT TCTCACCCATCAATCCTCTCCAACAAGCTGCTTCAGGAGTGGGCCCCCCCTTCAGTCAGGCCCCAGCACCCCCATTGGCTCCTGGGCCTCCTGGAGCCCCCAAGCCACCTCCTGCTTCCCAGCCTAGCCTAGTCTCCACTGTGGCCCCTGGAACAGGCCTGGCACCCACTGCACAGCCTGGGGCTCCATCCATG CAGGCAGGCACTGTGGCCCCAGGTGGGGTCAGTGGTCCTTCCCCAGCCCAGCTTGGGGCTCCTGCCCTTGGTGGGCAACAGTCAGTGTCCAACAAGCTCCTGGCCTGGAGTGGGGTCCTCGAGTGGCAGGAG AAACCAAAGCCTGCATCTGTGGATGCTAACACCAAGCTGACGAGGTCTCTGCCTTGCCAGGTCTATGTGAACCATGGAGAAAACCT GAAAACAGAGCAGTGGCCCCAGAAACTGATCATGCAGCTCATCCCTCAGCAGCTGCTG ACTACCCTGGGCCCTCTGTTCCGGAACTCAAGAATGGTCCAGTTTCACTTCACCAACAAGGACCTGGAGTCCCTCAAAGGCCTCTACCGCATCATGGGCAATGGCTTC GCGGGCTGCGTGCACTTCCCGCATACAGCCCCATGCGAGGTGCGTGTGCTCATGCTCCTGTACTCATCTAAGAAAAAGATCTTCATGGGCCTCATCCCCTACGACCAGAGTGGCTTTGTCAATGGCATCCGCCAGGTCATCACCAACCACAAGCAGGTCCAGCAGCAGAAGCTGGAGCAGCAGCGAGGG ATGGGGGCACAGCAGGCACTTCCAGGCCTGGGCCCCATTCTGGAGGACCAAGCGAGGCCCCCGCAGAACCTA ctccagctccgTGCACCACAGCCCCAGCCTCAGGGTGCTGTGGGGGCCTCTGTGGCTACAGGGCAGCCCCAGCCACAAGGTACTACCCAGGCCCCCACAGGAGCACCCCAGGGTCCTCCAGGAACAGCCCCCGGCCCACCACCTTCTGGACCTATCCTTCGGCCCCAGAACCCTGGGGCCAACCCCCAGTTGCGGAGCCTCCTCCTTAACCCACCACCG CCCCAGACTGGGgtacccccaccccaggcctccCTCCACCACCTGCAGCCTCCAGGGGCCCCTGCACTGCTGCCTCCACCACATCAGAGCCTGGGGCAGCCCCAGCTGGGGCCACAACTCCTCCACCCTCCACCTGCCCAGTCTTGGCCCACACAGCTTCCCCAGCGGGCTCCACTGCCAG TGGCCAAacgaaagaaagaaggagagggccGCGTGTTTCGAGAAAAATGGGAGCGAGACTATTTCTTTGTGGAAGTGAAGAACATGCCCACGTGCTTAATATGCAAAAAAAACGTGTCAGTGCTGAAAGAGTACAACCTGAAGCGTCACTATGAGTCCCAGCACAGTAAGAGCTACGACCAGTACACAGCACAGCACCGCGACGTGGTCCTGCAGGAGCTGAAAAGGGCCCTCAGAGCCAGCGAGGCTCTGGAGAACCCGGAGTAG
- the Med25 gene encoding mediator of RNA polymerase II transcription subunit 25 isoform X14, translating into MGGGGESCSLIAEGLSTALQLFDDFKKMREQIGQTHRVCLLICNSPPYLLPAVESTTYSGCTTESLVQKIGERGIHFSIVSPRKLPALRLLFEKAAPPALLEPLQQPVDVSQDPRHMVLVRGLVLPVGGSSVPGPLQPKQPVPLPPTPSSAAPQQALPPVPPQYQVPGNLSAAQVAAQNAVEAAKNQKAGLGPRFSPINPLQQAASGVGPPFSQAPAPPLAPGPPGAPKPPPASQPSLVSTVAPGTGLAPTAQPGAPSMQAGTVAPGGVSGPSPAQLGAPALGGQQSVSNKLLAWSGVLEWQEKPKPASVDANTKLTRSLPCQVYVNHGENLKTEQWPQKLIMQLIPQQLLTTLGPLFRNSRMVQFHFTNKDLESLKGLYRIMGNGFAGCVHFPHTAPCEVRVLMLLYSSKKKIFMGLIPYDQSGFVNGIRQVITNHKQVQQQKLEQQRGMGAQQALPGLGPILEDQARPPQNLLQLRAPQPQPQGAVGASVATGQPQPQGTTQAPTGAPQGPPGTAPGPPPSGPILRPQNPGANPQLRSLLLNPPPPQTGVPPPQASLHHLQPPGAPALLPPPHQSLGQPQLGPQLLHPPPAQSWPTQLPQRAPLPVAKRKKEGEGRVFREKWERDYFFVEVKNMPTCLICKKNVSVLKEYNLKRHYESQHSKSYDQYTAQHRDVVLQELKRALRASEALENPE; encoded by the exons ATGGGCGGTGGTGGTGAGAGCTGCAGTCTCATCGCGGAAGGCCTGAGCACTGCCCTGCAGCTGTTCGATGACTTCAAGAAGATGCGTGAACAGAT TGGCCAGACACACCGAGTCTGTCTCCTCATCTGCAACTCGCCCCCATACCTGCTGCCTGCTGTGGAGAGCACCACATACTCAGGCTGCACAACGGAGAGCCTGGTGCAGAAGATAGGGGAG CGTGGTATCCACTTCTCCATTGTTTCTCCAAGAAAGCTGCCAGCCCTTCGGCTTCTGTTTGAGAAGGCAGCTCCTCCTGCCCTGCTGGAGCCATTGCAGCAACCAGTAGATGTGAGCCAGGACCCGAGGCACATGGTGCTAGTGCGTGGGCTCGTACTGCCTG TCGGCGGCAGCTCAGTCCCAGGCCCTCTGCAGCCCAAGCAGCCAGTCCCCCTGCCACCAACTCCATCCTCAGCAGCCCCCCAACAGGCTCTGCCCCCTGTCCCACCACAGTACCAG GTCCCTGGGAACCTAAGTGCTGCTCAGGTGGCTGCACAGAATGCTGTGGAGGCTGCCAAGAACCAGAAGGCTGGACTTGGCCCACGCT TCTCACCCATCAATCCTCTCCAACAAGCTGCTTCAGGAGTGGGCCCCCCCTTCAGTCAGGCCCCAGCACCCCCATTGGCTCCTGGGCCTCCTGGAGCCCCCAAGCCACCTCCTGCTTCCCAGCCTAGCCTAGTCTCCACTGTGGCCCCTGGAACAGGCCTGGCACCCACTGCACAGCCTGGGGCTCCATCCATG CAGGCAGGCACTGTGGCCCCAGGTGGGGTCAGTGGTCCTTCCCCAGCCCAGCTTGGGGCTCCTGCCCTTGGTGGGCAACAGTCAGTGTCCAACAAGCTCCTGGCCTGGAGTGGGGTCCTCGAGTGGCAGGAG AAACCAAAGCCTGCATCTGTGGATGCTAACACCAAGCTGACGAGGTCTCTGCCTTGCCAGGTCTATGTGAACCATGGAGAAAACCT GAAAACAGAGCAGTGGCCCCAGAAACTGATCATGCAGCTCATCCCTCAGCAGCTGCTG ACTACCCTGGGCCCTCTGTTCCGGAACTCAAGAATGGTCCAGTTTCACTTCACCAACAAGGACCTGGAGTCCCTCAAAGGCCTCTACCGCATCATGGGCAATGGCTTC GCGGGCTGCGTGCACTTCCCGCATACAGCCCCATGCGAGGTGCGTGTGCTCATGCTCCTGTACTCATCTAAGAAAAAGATCTTCATGGGCCTCATCCCCTACGACCAGAGTGGCTTTGTCAATGGCATCCGCCAGGTCATCACCAACCACAAGCAGGTCCAGCAGCAGAAGCTGGAGCAGCAGCGAGGG ATGGGGGCACAGCAGGCACTTCCAGGCCTGGGCCCCATTCTGGAGGACCAAGCGAGGCCCCCGCAGAACCTA ctccagctccgTGCACCACAGCCCCAGCCTCAGGGTGCTGTGGGGGCCTCTGTGGCTACAGGGCAGCCCCAGCCACAAGGTACTACCCAGGCCCCCACAGGAGCACCCCAGGGTCCTCCAGGAACAGCCCCCGGCCCACCACCTTCTGGACCTATCCTTCGGCCCCAGAACCCTGGGGCCAACCCCCAGTTGCGGAGCCTCCTCCTTAACCCACCACCG CCCCAGACTGGGgtacccccaccccaggcctccCTCCACCACCTGCAGCCTCCAGGGGCCCCTGCACTGCTGCCTCCACCACATCAGAGCCTGGGGCAGCCCCAGCTGGGGCCACAACTCCTCCACCCTCCACCTGCCCAGTCTTGGCCCACACAGCTTCCCCAGCGGGCTCCACTGCCAG TGGCCAAacgaaagaaagaaggagagggccGCGTGTTTCGAGAAAAATGGGAGCGAGACTATTTCTTTGTGGAAGTGAAGAACATGCCCACGTGCTTAATATGCAAAAAAAACGTGTCAGTGCTGAAAGAGTACAACCTGAAGCGTCACTATGAGTCCCAGCACAGTAAGAGCTACGACCAGTACACAGCACAGCACCGCGACGTGGTCCTGCAGGAGCTGAAAAGGGCCCTCAGAGCCAGCGAGGCTCTGGAGAACCCGGAGTAG
- the Med25 gene encoding mediator of RNA polymerase II transcription subunit 25 isoform X10, which translates to MVPGSEGPARAGGLVADVVFVIEGTANLGPYFDELRDHYLLPAIEYFNGGPPAETDFGGDYGGTQYSLVVFNTVDCAPESYVQCHAPTSSAYEFVTWLNGIKFMGGGGESCSLIAEGLSTALQLFDDFKKMREQIGQTHRVCLLICNSPPYLLPAVESTTYSGCTTESLVQKIGERGIHFSIVSPRKLPALRLLFEKAAPPALLEPLQQPVDVSQDPRHMVLVRGLVLPVGGSSVPGPLQPKQPVPLPPTPSSAAPQQALPPVPPQYQVPGNLSAAQVAAQNAVEAAKNQKAGLGPRFSPINPLQQAASGVGPPFSQAPAPPLAPGPPGAPKPPPASQPSLVSTVAPGTGLAPTAQPGAPSMQAGTVAPGGVSGPSPAQLGAPALGGQQSVSNKLLAWSGVLEWQEKPKPASVDANTKLTRSLPCQVYVNHGENLKTEQWPQKLIMQLIPQQLLTTLGPLFRNSRMVQFHFTNKDLESLKGLYRIMGNGFAGCVHFPHTAPCEVRVLMLLYSSKKKIFMGLIPYDQSGFVNGIRQVITNHKQVQQQKLEQQRGLQLRAPQPQPQGAVGASVATGQPQPQGTTQAPTGAPQGPPGTAPGPPPSGPILRPQNPGANPQLRSLLLNPPPPQTGVPPPQASLHHLQPPGAPALLPPPHQSLGQPQLGPQLLHPPPAQSWPTQLPQRAPLPVAKRKKEGEGRVFREKWERDYFFVEVKNMPTCLICKKNVSVLKEYNLKRHYESQHSKSYDQYTAQHRDVVLQELKRALRASEALENPE; encoded by the exons ATGGTCCCCGGATCCGAGGGCCCGGCTCGGGCCGGGGGCCTGGTGGCCGACGTGGTGTTTGTGATCGAGGGAACAGCAAACCTGGGGCCGTACTTCGATGAGCTCCGCGACCACTACCTTCTGCCCGCCATAGA GTACTTCAACGGGGGACCACCCGCAGAGACGGACTTCGGTGGAGAC TATGGTGGAACCCAGTACAGCCTTGTGGTGTTCAACACAGTGGACTGCGCCCCAGAGTCCTACGTACAATGTCATGCTCCTACCAGCAGCGCCTATGAGTTTGTCACTTGGCTCAATGGCATCAA GTTCATGGGCGGTGGTGGTGAGAGCTGCAGTCTCATCGCGGAAGGCCTGAGCACTGCCCTGCAGCTGTTCGATGACTTCAAGAAGATGCGTGAACAGAT TGGCCAGACACACCGAGTCTGTCTCCTCATCTGCAACTCGCCCCCATACCTGCTGCCTGCTGTGGAGAGCACCACATACTCAGGCTGCACAACGGAGAGCCTGGTGCAGAAGATAGGGGAG CGTGGTATCCACTTCTCCATTGTTTCTCCAAGAAAGCTGCCAGCCCTTCGGCTTCTGTTTGAGAAGGCAGCTCCTCCTGCCCTGCTGGAGCCATTGCAGCAACCAGTAGATGTGAGCCAGGACCCGAGGCACATGGTGCTAGTGCGTGGGCTCGTACTGCCTG TCGGCGGCAGCTCAGTCCCAGGCCCTCTGCAGCCCAAGCAGCCAGTCCCCCTGCCACCAACTCCATCCTCAGCAGCCCCCCAACAGGCTCTGCCCCCTGTCCCACCACAGTACCAG GTCCCTGGGAACCTAAGTGCTGCTCAGGTGGCTGCACAGAATGCTGTGGAGGCTGCCAAGAACCAGAAGGCTGGACTTGGCCCACGCT TCTCACCCATCAATCCTCTCCAACAAGCTGCTTCAGGAGTGGGCCCCCCCTTCAGTCAGGCCCCAGCACCCCCATTGGCTCCTGGGCCTCCTGGAGCCCCCAAGCCACCTCCTGCTTCCCAGCCTAGCCTAGTCTCCACTGTGGCCCCTGGAACAGGCCTGGCACCCACTGCACAGCCTGGGGCTCCATCCATG CAGGCAGGCACTGTGGCCCCAGGTGGGGTCAGTGGTCCTTCCCCAGCCCAGCTTGGGGCTCCTGCCCTTGGTGGGCAACAGTCAGTGTCCAACAAGCTCCTGGCCTGGAGTGGGGTCCTCGAGTGGCAGGAG AAACCAAAGCCTGCATCTGTGGATGCTAACACCAAGCTGACGAGGTCTCTGCCTTGCCAGGTCTATGTGAACCATGGAGAAAACCT GAAAACAGAGCAGTGGCCCCAGAAACTGATCATGCAGCTCATCCCTCAGCAGCTGCTG ACTACCCTGGGCCCTCTGTTCCGGAACTCAAGAATGGTCCAGTTTCACTTCACCAACAAGGACCTGGAGTCCCTCAAAGGCCTCTACCGCATCATGGGCAATGGCTTC GCGGGCTGCGTGCACTTCCCGCATACAGCCCCATGCGAGGTGCGTGTGCTCATGCTCCTGTACTCATCTAAGAAAAAGATCTTCATGGGCCTCATCCCCTACGACCAGAGTGGCTTTGTCAATGGCATCCGCCAGGTCATCACCAACCACAAGCAGGTCCAGCAGCAGAAGCTGGAGCAGCAGCGAGGG ctccagctccgTGCACCACAGCCCCAGCCTCAGGGTGCTGTGGGGGCCTCTGTGGCTACAGGGCAGCCCCAGCCACAAGGTACTACCCAGGCCCCCACAGGAGCACCCCAGGGTCCTCCAGGAACAGCCCCCGGCCCACCACCTTCTGGACCTATCCTTCGGCCCCAGAACCCTGGGGCCAACCCCCAGTTGCGGAGCCTCCTCCTTAACCCACCACCG CCCCAGACTGGGgtacccccaccccaggcctccCTCCACCACCTGCAGCCTCCAGGGGCCCCTGCACTGCTGCCTCCACCACATCAGAGCCTGGGGCAGCCCCAGCTGGGGCCACAACTCCTCCACCCTCCACCTGCCCAGTCTTGGCCCACACAGCTTCCCCAGCGGGCTCCACTGCCAG TGGCCAAacgaaagaaagaaggagagggccGCGTGTTTCGAGAAAAATGGGAGCGAGACTATTTCTTTGTGGAAGTGAAGAACATGCCCACGTGCTTAATATGCAAAAAAAACGTGTCAGTGCTGAAAGAGTACAACCTGAAGCGTCACTATGAGTCCCAGCACAGTAAGAGCTACGACCAGTACACAGCACAGCACCGCGACGTGGTCCTGCAGGAGCTGAAAAGGGCCCTCAGAGCCAGCGAGGCTCTGGAGAACCCGGAGTAG